A genomic segment from Aspergillus puulaauensis MK2 DNA, chromosome 1, nearly complete sequence encodes:
- a CDS encoding uncharacterized protein (COG:S;~EggNog:ENOG410PPE6;~InterPro:IPR016187,IPR027417,IPR042095,IPR005532;~PFAM:PF03781): protein MLIRRAEVAILFYLESKLFNGYSAKGLRKRTSDDKPEEPVYFTALEVVRDNRVLLLTGPSGSGKTTFAKYLCFCLEAHKRQTVRGVLRNESGELHDEFWNDVDILPCYFAIESGEALEDLVDATIPRILDVSGSGAERFDQKQEILFVIDGGNWVTDDGLNALTKLVSLLEGLDHARLLVLSDTTALRSWKPPPGISRYNFLPLLHTQRKEAVTRLAGMAASQAIANGGAASNPAVFALALQSGHPGGEAENVLDSWLSTISPDGIAAIEFARTAFERLVDVKLQDDHGTSASEQHILSSVGAVQQLLAARHLETLSVEEAVHVFHRNSVTAEPVIRSLLVRLSKSGKSHNLARALVEGAGHISQRGALLVSTLRAECELLHEEITAHMLAIINEAALSVGERQQAGRVLSRLGDPRDLTELASVPGGTFVMGSESHPNSQPKSPVTFGGFRMGVYPVVNRDYATFVQDTGREWRSPDGLDSERQNAPATDLTWHDARAYCKWLTNRWRASGKISQTSYVRLPTEPEWERACNGDYNQLSAQGPIYPWGLEWRDNAANYEETGLNNTCAVGLFPSGRSAHGCYDMAGQVWEWCTTLWGEDMSTPSFGYPWADDGREYLDAPESVRRVLRGGCFSSGRLKACGTYRGSLEPAGFWRGNGFRIVVEDI, encoded by the exons ATGCTCATAAGAAGGGCTGAAGTCGCAATATTATTCTACCTAGAGAGCAAATTATTCAATGGCTACT CGGCTAAAGGGTTGAGGAAGCGGACTTCCGATGATAAACCAGAAGAGCCGGTTTATTTTACGGCGTTGGAGGTAGTGCGCGATAAtcgggtgctgctgctgacCGGTCCGAGTGGCAGTGGGAAAACGACATTTGCGAAATACCTTTGTTTCTGCTTGGAAGCGCACAAGCGGCAGACGGTTCGAGGTGTGCTTCGAAATGAATCGGGGGAGTTACATGACGAATTTTGGAATGATGTCGACATTTTGCCGTGTTATTTCGCCATCGAGTCCGGTGAAGCCCTAGAGGATCTGGTGGACGCTACTATACCCAGGATTCTAGATGTCTCAGGTAGCGGGGCAGAAAGATTTGATCAAAAGCAAGAGATCTTGTTCGTCATCGATGGAGGGAATTGGGTAACCGACGATGGTCTGAACGCCCTGACGAAGCTCGTCTCGTTGCTTGAAGGGCTAGACCACGCTCGCCTACTCGTTCTAAGTGACACCACGGCGTTGCGATCCTGGAAGCCGCCTCCTGGAATTTCTCGATACAATTTTCTACCGCTTTTACACACTCAGAGGAAGGAGGCCGTTACTAGGCTTGCGGGCATGGCCGCGTCGCAAGCCATCGCAAATGGAGGTGCGGCCTCAAACCCCGCCGTGTTCGCCCTTGCACTGCAGTCAGGGCACCCGGGAGGAGAGGCCGAAAATGTGCTTGACTCGTGGCTTTCCACTATTTCTCCTGATGGGATTGCCGCTATTGAGTTCGCAAGGACTGCCTTCGAACGGCTTGTCGACGTCAAATTACAAGATGACCACGGCACATCAGCCTCGGAACAACATATACTGTCTTCGGTTGGCGCCGTGCAGCAATTGCTGGCCGCTCGGCATTTGGAAACTTTGTCAGTGGAAGAGGCAGTTCATGTTTTCCATCGGAATTCGGTGACAGCAGAGCCTGTTATCCGAAGCTTATTGGTTCGACTATCCAAGTCAGGTAAATCGCATAACCTAGCAAGGGCCCTCGTGGAGGGCGCGGGGCATATTTCCCAGCGAGGTGCCCTTCTTGTGTCTACCCTCAGGGCAGAATGTGAACTGCTCCATGAGGAGATAACTGCCCATATGCTAGCAATCATCAACGAGGCTGCCCTTTCAGTCGGCGAGCGACAACAAGCAGGCCGCGTCCTTTCTCGTCTAGGTGATCCTCGCGATCTAACGGAACTCGCCAGTGTCCCTGGTGGAACATTCGTAATGGGGTCTGAGAGCCATCCCAACTCACAGCCTAAATCTCCTGTAACATTTGGAGGTTTCCGAATGGGGGTTTATCCTGTCGTCAATCGAGATTATGCCACCTTCGTCCAAGATACAGGCCGAGAATGGCGTAGTCCAGATGGCCTCGATTCAGAAAGACAGAATGCCCCAGCAACGGATCTGACGTGGCACGACGCAAGGGCGTATTGCAAATGGCTAACGAATCGATGGCGGGCAAGCGGCAAGATATCTCAAACGTCGTACGTCCGTCTCCCAACAGAGCCAGAATGGGAACGAGCGTGCAACGGCGATTATAATCAGCTGTCCGCGCAGGGTCCCATTTACCCATGGGGATTGGAATGGCGCGACAATGCCGCGAACTATGAGGAAACCGGTCTGAATAACACATGTGCCGTTGGATTATTCCCTTCAGGACGATCAGCGCACGGCTGCTATGATATGGCTGGCCAGGTGTGGGAATGGTGCACCACACTCTGGGGAGAGGATATGAGTACCCCGTCGTTTGGTTATCCGTGGGCAGATGACGGTCGTGAGTATCTGGATGCACCGGAGTCCGTCCGACGGGTGTTGAGAGGAGGGTGCTTCTCAAGTGGGCGGCTGAAGGCTTGTGGAACGTATCGGGGCAGCCTGGAGCCTGCTGGTTTCTGGAGAGGGAATGGATTTCGCATTGTAGTTGAAGATATATAG
- a CDS encoding uncharacterized protein (COG:O;~EggNog:ENOG410PRPB;~InterPro:IPR010357,IPR036249;~PFAM:PF06110), translating into MPVITDFSLPSSASALQLSAEKPVTFLSFHASPDPNTGKPWCPDVVAALPHLQEVFSTPQAPQVAFINVGQRDQWKDPSNVYRTKWNVNAVPSLVRYELVDGSVKETGRLAEAQILDRGRLSKFVGDRSASI; encoded by the exons ATGCCTGTTATCACGGActtctctctccccagctcagcttcagctctgCAGCTGTCGGCGGAAAAACCAgtcaccttcctctcctttcaCGCCTCACCCGACCCCAACACCGGAAAGCCATGGTGTCCTGATGTCGTCGCCGCACTACCCCATCTACAGGAAGTCTTTTCCACGCCTCAAGCGCCGCAGGTTGCATTCATTAATGTTGGCCAAAGAGATCA GTGGAAGGATCCCTCCAACGTCTACCGGACAAAGTGGAATGTCAACGCCGTTCCGTCTTTAGTTCGCTACGAGCTTGTTGATGGAAGTGTCAAAGAGACTGGCCGTTTAGCTGAAGCCCAGATTCTGGATCGTGGCCGGCTTAGCAAGTTTGTTGGTGACCGGTCGGCAAGCATATAG
- a CDS encoding uncharacterized protein (COG:S;~EggNog:ENOG410Q1UC): protein MLFRRRRRCGNVEDIKKTQKDRKTNAPRMLPQVRPRALSNPRSGEPIHPWNPFSKSIQQTFDQSQSLLFHLPSEVRLQIWFEFLGGRLLHIARAPKKLLAVECVEEWDPELDTGWHWCWGSTYDPLTLGKTPGFYFCPKSPHSAEPANLLPLLQTCRMIYSEAIPVLYQSNIFDINHVDTPLYLRRSVPPKHLNQTRVLHFTWDFKDNIAWADDVPYDTGTWRESCKAIASLAGLQKLTMHLTGETDHAPGMSGKDDWAPWLDELVRIKPAMEFRVFLHWPDKDCAEVEKECGYLFKILPTVKKVLPLVQFDTGVI, encoded by the coding sequence ATGTTGTTTCGCAGGCGCCGGAGATGTGGGAACGTCGAGGACATCAAGAAAACCCAGAAGGACCGCAAAACCAATGCGCCACGAATGCTCCCCCAAGTGCGGCCCCGTGCATTGTCGAATCCACGCTCCGGCGAGCCGATTCATCCATGGAATCCATTTAGCAAGTCTATCCAGCAGACATTCGATCAGTCTCAAtcgctcctcttccacttACCATCAGAAGTCCGCCTACAGATCTGGTTCGAATTCCTTGGAGGCCGTTTGTTACATATTGCTCGGGCCCCGAAGAAGCTCCTCGCCGTCGAGTGTGTCGAGGAGTGGGATCCTGAGCTCGACACCGGCTGGCATTGGTGCTGGGGGAGCACATATGATCCTCTGACCCTAGGAAAAACGCCTGGCTTCTACTTTTGTCCGAAGAGTCCTCATTCCGCAGAACCGGCCAATCTGCTCCCCTTGCTGCAGACATGTCGGATGATATATAGTGAGGCAATTCCAGTGCTTTACCAAAGCAATATATTCGACATTAACCACGTCGACACGCCTCTATACCTCCGGCGGTCGGTCCCGCCGAAGCATTTGAATCAGACTCGTGTCTTGCACTTTACTTGGGATTTCAAGGACAATATCGCATGGGCCGACGATGTCCCCTATGATACTGGCACCTGGCGTGAGAGCTGTAAGGCTATTGCAAGTCTTGCCGGGTTACAGAAGCTCACGATGCATTTAACTGGAGAGACAGATCACGCTCCGGGCATGAGCGGGAAGGATGACTGGGCGCCATGGCTGGACGAGTTAGTGCGAATTAAACCAGCAATGGAATTTCGCGTCTTCCTGCATTGGCCAGATAAGGATTGTGCAGAAGTTGAAAAGGAATGCGGATACCTGTTCAAGATATTACCAACGGTCAAGAAGGTGCTGCCGCTAGTTCAATTTGATACAGGTGTAATATAA
- a CDS encoding uncharacterized protein (COG:G;~EggNog:ENOG410QDHZ;~InterPro:IPR020846,IPR011701,IPR036259;~PFAM:PF07690;~TransMembrane:10 (i137-155o167-187i199-218o230-251i302-326o338-357i364-388o394-414i426-447o459-480i);~go_function: GO:0022857 - transmembrane transporter activity [Evidence IEA];~go_process: GO:0055085 - transmembrane transport [Evidence IEA]): MATRKEIGPAPASDTSPKDNSLVTTDERPIGSHAEAASTSTWRRVAGLIWDTAEGDPEYRKYVQRLDFIFFPTVCLGYFIKYLDQTNYSNAFVSGMQEELSLYGNERNWLNTWFSLGIMVGSVPSQMTQLSFVRPSILIPCCELAWAALTVGMGFTSNIKAMYGLRFLIGLFEACAFPGYIAMLGSWYGPKELTKRTAILLQVESIASMFSGYLQAGLHSSMNGRHGLAGWRWLFILDAIISVPVAIWGFFGLPDTPHTTRAFYWSSEHIRYGIERIEKIGHREQPKFTWKEAKRVYLRWELWVFVATYTMIAACHTATSYFNLWLKAAGYSVSKINTLPTGGNALAIVTTITWGILADHTAQYYWLITGLLLTMMLSNILLSVWYIPKGGLMFAYYLSYAGSAGTPVLISWATRVNANDASLRQLLVATANVVSYAWVLWVPLVLFPTYDAPKYKYGYQILILFGGLAIISVTGLWLIFRRKSQKEEKEGGQGVEAQPANSQDIK, translated from the exons ATGGCGACTAGAAAGGAGATCGGTCCTGCTCCTGCGTCAGACACGAGCCCCAAAGACAACAGTTTGGTTACCACCGACGAACGGCCCATTGGTTCGCACGCTGAAGCTGCTTCTACCTCTACCTGGAGACGAGTTGCTGGTCTCATTTGGGACACAGCTGAAGGTGACCCGGAATACCGCAAATATGTGCAACGACTGGATTTTATCTTTTT CCCGACGGTATGTCTCGGATACTTCATCAAATATCTGGATCAGACGAACTACA GCAACGCATTCGTTAGTGGCATGCAAGAAGAGCTCAGCCTCTACGGCAACGAGCGCAACTGGTTGAATACCTGGTTCAGCCTTGGTATCATGGTCGGCAGCGTTCCATCCCAAATGACCCAGCTCAGCTTCGTCCGTCCGTCCATCCTAATTCCCTGCTGCGAACTCGCCTGGGCTGCCTTGACGGTCGGGATGGGATTCACTAGTAATATCAAAGCA ATGTACGGTCTGCGTTTCCTCATCGGGCTATTCGAAGCCTGCGCATTCCCTGGATACATTGCCATGCTGGGCAGTTGGTACGGTCCTAAAGAACTCACCAAACGAACCGCCATCCTGCTACAAGTTGAGTCGATTGCAAGTATGTTTAGTGGGTATCTTCAAGCTGGACTGCATAGTAGTATGAATGGACGGCATGGCCTTGCTGGCTGGCGGTGGCTGTTTATCTTGGATGCGATCATATCCGTCCCTGTCGCCATTTGGGGCTTCTTTGGACTGCCGGATACTCCCCATACGACCAGGGCGTTTTACTGGTCTTCCGAG CATATTCGATACGGTATCGAAAGGATCGAAAAGATCGGCCATCGAGAGCAGCCAAAATTCACctggaaagaagcaaaacgGGTCTATTTGCGCTGGGAACTTTGGGTTTTCGTCGCTACATACAC GATGATCGCGGCCTGTCACACAGCAACCAGCTACTTCAATCTGTGGCTGAAAGCCGCCGGATACAGCGTCAGCAAAATCAACACGCTCCCAACAGGCGGCAATGCCCTCGCCATCGTGACTACGATTACGTGGGGAATTTTGGCGGACCATACAGCGCAATATTACTGGTTGATCACAGGGCTTCTCCTCacgatgatgttgtcgaaTATCTTGCTTTCGGTGTGGTATATTCCTAAGGGAGGGTTGATGTTTGCATATTATCTTTCTTATGCAGGGTCGGCCGGGACACCAGTGTTAATT AGCTGGGCGACGCGGGTTAATGCGAATGATGCGAGCTTGAGACAGCTTCTGGTGGCTACTGCGAACGTTGTTTCCTATGCTTGGGTGCTGTGGGTGCCGT TGGTTCTATTCCCAACATATGATGCGCCGAAGTATAAGTACGGGTATCAGATCTTGATATTGTTCGGTGGTCTTGCGATCATCAGTGTCACAGGCTTGTGGCTTATTTTCAGGAGAAAAAG TCaaaaagaggagaaggagggtggCCAGGGTGTTGAGGCTCAGCCAGCTAACTCCCAGGACATTAAGTAG